A section of the Agarivorans litoreus genome encodes:
- a CDS encoding glycosyltransferase, producing MDKNSITVVITPRDRYSGIINCIRNLYLCTEQHFELKVIDLDYPSSLKQKIKKELAQHQNAELISYGLISPIQAMKQVRPLIKTEYVMFLDNDSNVTANWLPPLLEIANSDPKIAVVNPVTLEKEGVDKGAELRNHLFTNAVHTIDYQGEDYLIEHKSFRRSLPEELPQGIQESEMFELHGVLFSTKALKDIELPDMVIREHIDIGIQLRQKGYKIVTQPESIIIFDNLGTRMAWYDMKFFFFRWHPKYTEASSRLFEERWGYRFYSEQAMYLWVFRRKVFLFARWLYIPVNGANMAVRIAAKLRSFVKPVWDPIQGVEQKASPAPLSMFSKAK from the coding sequence ATGGACAAGAATTCGATAACCGTTGTAATTACCCCGCGAGACCGTTACTCAGGCATCATTAATTGTATTCGCAACTTATATCTATGCACCGAGCAGCACTTTGAACTCAAAGTCATCGATTTAGATTATCCAAGTTCACTTAAGCAAAAAATCAAAAAAGAGCTAGCTCAACACCAAAATGCCGAATTGATAAGTTACGGATTAATCTCACCAATTCAAGCTATGAAGCAAGTAAGGCCTCTTATAAAAACAGAGTACGTAATGTTTCTTGATAATGACTCCAACGTCACTGCTAATTGGCTCCCACCCTTACTAGAGATAGCCAACAGCGATCCAAAAATTGCGGTGGTAAACCCGGTAACACTCGAGAAAGAAGGAGTTGATAAGGGCGCGGAACTACGTAATCACCTATTTACAAATGCAGTACACACTATTGATTATCAGGGTGAAGATTACCTTATTGAACATAAGTCTTTTCGCCGCTCATTACCCGAGGAGCTTCCTCAAGGTATCCAAGAAAGTGAAATGTTCGAGCTACATGGCGTGCTGTTTAGCACTAAAGCCTTAAAAGACATTGAGCTGCCAGATATGGTAATACGCGAACACATCGATATAGGCATTCAACTTCGTCAAAAAGGTTACAAAATTGTCACTCAGCCTGAATCAATCATTATTTTTGATAATCTAGGCACCAGAATGGCTTGGTACGATATGAAGTTCTTCTTCTTCCGATGGCACCCTAAATATACCGAAGCCTCTTCACGTCTTTTTGAAGAGCGCTGGGGATACCGTTTCTATTCCGAACAAGCGATGTACTTGTGGGTATTTAGACGCAAGGTATTCTTGTTTGCTCGTTGGTTATATATTCCGGTTAACGGAGCCAACATGGCAGTTCGCATTGCAGCCAAACTTCGTTCATTTGTTAAGCCAGTTTGGGATCCCATCCAGGGTGTGGAGCAAAAAGCCTCCCCCGCTCCACTAAGTATGTTTTCTAAAGCCAAATAA
- a CDS encoding DUF3634 family protein, with the protein MTISIVIGFIALAVLVYRLRHIHYTFVCELRSGKVTVVKGHVPSSFIHDCRQMMRGRKVVGLVKGINSDGKMKLRFSSSITQSDQIYMEKQFPHKLYDSKASDINGSVSLD; encoded by the coding sequence TTGACTATCAGTATAGTGATTGGTTTTATTGCTTTAGCAGTTTTGGTGTACCGTTTGAGGCATATTCATTACACCTTTGTGTGTGAACTGCGCTCCGGAAAAGTCACCGTGGTTAAAGGGCATGTACCAAGTTCATTCATCCACGATTGTCGTCAAATGATGCGCGGCCGCAAGGTTGTTGGCTTGGTAAAAGGTATTAACAGTGACGGAAAAATGAAGCTGCGCTTTTCTTCCTCAATCACCCAATCTGATCAAATTTATATGGAGAAACAATTTCCTCATAAATTGTATGACAGTAAAGCTTCAGATATAAACGGTAGTGTCTCGTTAGACTAA
- a CDS encoding cytochrome b has product MSIRNTKQTYGWVAIVIHWLVALSVFALFGLGLFMVDLNYYSSWYQTAPMIHKSVGILLFMLMLFRLIWRMLNPHPESPANHKAWERQGAKVGHWLLYALLFCLMISGYLISTADGRAIVVFEWFEVPATITGIAQQEELAGDIHEILAWALIVLAAGHAFAALKHHFIDKDNTLVRMLKSTK; this is encoded by the coding sequence GTGAGTATTCGCAATACCAAACAGACTTATGGATGGGTAGCCATTGTTATCCATTGGTTGGTGGCATTAAGTGTTTTTGCTTTGTTTGGGCTAGGGTTATTTATGGTTGATTTAAACTATTACTCTAGTTGGTACCAAACCGCCCCGATGATCCATAAAAGTGTTGGGATATTGTTGTTTATGTTGATGCTATTCCGACTGATTTGGAGAATGTTGAATCCACATCCAGAGTCTCCAGCTAACCATAAAGCTTGGGAAAGGCAGGGAGCTAAAGTCGGCCATTGGCTACTTTACGCACTATTATTTTGTTTAATGATTTCGGGTTACCTAATTTCTACCGCCGATGGACGTGCCATTGTGGTGTTTGAATGGTTTGAGGTTCCCGCCACCATTACCGGTATTGCTCAGCAAGAAGAGCTGGCCGGCGATATTCATGAGATTTTAGCTTGGGCATTAATTGTATTGGCTGCAGGTCATGCCTTTGCTGCTCTAAAACATCACTTTATAGATAAAGATAACACCTTAGTTCGAATGCTTAAGTCGACTAAATAA
- a CDS encoding YceI family protein, with translation MKTQLKAALLLASTMGLALPASAADYTIDTRGAHASINFKVNHLGYSFVVGRFDTFSGDFSYDQAAPEATTVSVKIDATSVNSNHAERDKHIRSKDFLAVDQYPEASFTSSKYEANGDEGGKLYGQLTLRGVTKDIVIDVTKVGEGKDPWGGYRAGFVGSTELVMKDFGIPTNLGPKSTTVAMDLVIEGIKK, from the coding sequence ATGAAAACACAACTTAAAGCCGCATTATTGTTAGCCAGTACAATGGGCTTAGCCTTACCGGCTAGCGCTGCCGATTACACCATTGATACTCGCGGTGCACATGCTTCAATTAACTTTAAAGTTAACCATTTAGGTTACAGCTTTGTAGTAGGCCGCTTTGATACCTTTAGTGGTGACTTTAGTTACGACCAAGCGGCGCCAGAGGCGACCACCGTTAGCGTTAAAATTGATGCTACTTCGGTTAACTCTAATCACGCTGAGCGTGACAAGCACATTCGCAGTAAAGACTTCCTAGCAGTAGATCAATACCCAGAAGCAAGCTTTACCAGCAGCAAATATGAAGCGAATGGTGACGAAGGTGGCAAGCTTTATGGTCAGCTTACGCTGCGTGGCGTGACAAAAGACATCGTAATTGATGTGACTAAAGTGGGTGAAGGTAAAGACCCATGGGGCGGCTATCGTGCTGGTTTTGTTGGCTCAACAGAATTAGTGATGAAAGACTTTGGTATTCCTACCAATCTTGGTCCTAAATCTACGACCGTGGCAATGGACTTAGTGATCGAAGGTATTAAGAAGTAA
- a CDS encoding PA3496 family putative envelope integrity protein, whose amino-acid sequence MKRSRFDDMDEWDEEDLVHNAKSHKNQRDKARARRRIDEYNERKQLERYIDEDYN is encoded by the coding sequence ATGAAACGATCACGCTTTGATGATATGGACGAATGGGATGAAGAAGACCTAGTCCATAACGCAAAAAGTCATAAAAACCAGCGGGACAAAGCACGTGCTCGTCGCCGCATCGACGAATACAACGAGCGGAAACAATTAGAACGCTACATAGACGAAGACTATAACTAG
- a CDS encoding 7-cyano-7-deazaguanine/7-aminomethyl-7-deazaguanine transporter yields MWFLQLTEAERRSVIILALFHIVTIAASNYLVQLPFTIFGFHTTWGAFTFPFIFLATDLTVRLFGASRARKIIFTAMLPALLVSYIVSVLFYQGDYQGLAGLLAWNAFVARIALASFLAYSVGQLLDVKVFDRLRQLKHWWVAPAGSSVFGNLVDTFLFFAVAFYASSDAFMAEHWVEIAWVDYGFKLAVNLALFVPLYGMLLHFLQSRLKANKALA; encoded by the coding sequence ATGTGGTTTTTACAGTTAACTGAGGCCGAGCGCCGCAGTGTTATTATTCTCGCTTTATTCCATATCGTTACTATTGCTGCTAGTAATTATTTAGTGCAATTGCCCTTCACCATATTTGGTTTTCATACCACTTGGGGCGCGTTTACCTTCCCATTTATATTTCTAGCCACCGACCTTACCGTTCGCTTGTTTGGTGCCTCTAGGGCGCGCAAAATTATCTTTACTGCAATGCTGCCAGCCTTGTTGGTAAGCTACATTGTGTCGGTATTGTTTTACCAAGGTGACTATCAAGGTTTAGCCGGCTTGTTAGCCTGGAACGCTTTTGTTGCGCGTATTGCTTTGGCTAGCTTTTTGGCTTATTCGGTAGGTCAGTTATTGGATGTAAAAGTGTTTGATCGTTTACGCCAACTTAAGCATTGGTGGGTAGCACCTGCGGGCTCAAGTGTGTTTGGCAACTTGGTGGATACTTTCTTGTTCTTTGCAGTGGCCTTTTATGCCAGCAGTGACGCCTTTATGGCTGAACACTGGGTCGAAATAGCCTGGGTAGATTACGGCTTCAAACTTGCGGTTAATCTTGCTTTGTTTGTTCCGCTATATGGCATGCTGTTACACTTTTTGCAGAGCCGTTTAAAAGCTAATAAAGCACTAGCCTAA
- a CDS encoding glycosyltransferase family 4 protein, with amino-acid sequence MDSSLRVLEVVQSLERGGRTVRFITTVAGLRDNGVFVLPVSFKAPHSSIQQPDQLEVLHTKAFDGPCIFYNLVRLIKKHRINLVHCHCDRSMIWAGLAAKVCNVPTVLTFHRSILRYYQENRINRILRRLANCFVAVSEQRRQLLIQNLGLSEQRCLANHAGVDTQIAPLQPAQARKNLQLPENQIILFSAGHLGRIKGHQDTLKAFKLLPQRNNCQLYIAGSGSKKESEALLRYRDKLGLQEQVHFLGQISNTAAWMEAADIFVQPSLEEAFGLVFIEAGLHHTPVVATKVGGIPDIVIDGETGFLVPAAKPELLANTIAKLIDSKALRERLGKAAALRIRSQFDTQHMINNYLGIFNRLLKEA; translated from the coding sequence ATGGATTCTTCATTGCGAGTACTTGAAGTGGTACAAAGCCTCGAACGAGGCGGTCGCACAGTTAGATTCATTACCACCGTAGCGGGATTAAGAGACAACGGTGTGTTTGTGCTGCCGGTAAGTTTTAAAGCACCTCACAGTAGTATTCAACAACCCGACCAGCTAGAAGTGCTGCACACCAAGGCTTTTGACGGCCCTTGTATTTTTTACAACTTAGTCAGATTAATCAAAAAACACCGGATCAACTTAGTTCATTGTCACTGCGATCGCAGCATGATCTGGGCAGGTTTGGCAGCCAAAGTGTGCAATGTGCCTACTGTACTTACTTTTCATCGTTCAATTTTACGCTACTACCAAGAAAATCGAATAAATCGCATTTTAAGGCGCTTAGCCAACTGCTTCGTTGCAGTTTCCGAGCAACGCAGGCAGTTGCTTATACAAAACCTGGGTTTAAGCGAACAACGCTGCTTAGCTAATCATGCGGGAGTCGATACCCAAATTGCACCTTTGCAACCTGCTCAAGCGCGCAAAAATCTTCAGCTTCCCGAAAATCAAATTATTTTGTTTAGTGCAGGCCACCTAGGGCGAATTAAAGGCCATCAAGATACGCTAAAAGCGTTTAAGCTATTGCCACAACGGAATAACTGTCAGTTATATATAGCCGGTAGCGGTTCTAAGAAAGAAAGCGAGGCACTGCTACGCTATCGCGATAAATTAGGACTGCAAGAACAAGTGCATTTTCTTGGGCAAATTAGTAATACCGCTGCATGGATGGAGGCTGCAGACATTTTTGTACAACCTTCTTTAGAAGAAGCCTTTGGTCTAGTATTTATTGAGGCTGGCTTGCATCATACTCCCGTGGTAGCCACTAAAGTTGGAGGTATCCCCGATATTGTAATAGACGGCGAAACCGGCTTTTTGGTACCTGCAGCAAAGCCCGAGCTATTAGCAAACACTATAGCTAAGCTGATTGACTCCAAAGCGCTACGAGAAAGGCTTGGGAAGGCCGCAGCGCTGCGCATTCGCTCGCAATTTGATACACAGCATATGATTAACAATTATTTAGGTATTTTTAACCGACTTCTCAAGGAAGCTTAA
- a CDS encoding VOC family protein gives MQAIIPYLNFSGKAEQALAFYQHCFKGEVMALMRFSDNQTDIPIPDELLNKVMHCHFKAGELEFMASDGMPVERLKNAGNIELNLNFSDLAEQQQVFEKLSENGSITMGLQNTFWQARFARVCDQFGINWMLNCPLN, from the coding sequence ATGCAAGCCATTATTCCCTACCTTAATTTTTCAGGTAAAGCCGAACAAGCTTTAGCTTTTTATCAGCACTGCTTTAAAGGCGAAGTTATGGCGTTAATGCGCTTTAGCGATAACCAAACCGACATACCCATTCCCGATGAATTATTGAATAAAGTGATGCATTGTCACTTCAAAGCCGGAGAACTGGAATTTATGGCATCCGATGGCATGCCCGTAGAGCGGCTAAAAAACGCGGGTAATATCGAGCTCAACTTAAACTTTTCAGACTTGGCCGAGCAACAACAGGTATTCGAAAAGCTTTCTGAAAACGGCAGCATCACTATGGGTTTGCAAAATACGTTTTGGCAAGCGCGTTTTGCTAGAGTGTGCGACCAGTTTGGCATCAACTGGATGCTAAATTGCCCTCTCAACTAA
- a CDS encoding DUF2059 domain-containing protein: MKKLLTAALVFASCSLQAAPINELLELNDSELQMQIIRNNLNQALIRQNPPLENFRPVLDEWANTYLTWEEMKPKIAEVYLKHFTDEELEQLVAFYKTPVGKKSQELNATLIRESALASALVAKGHHKKLEEMLQQAAAKQKQQTGN; this comes from the coding sequence ATGAAAAAGCTACTGACAGCAGCCCTTGTTTTTGCCAGTTGTTCACTGCAAGCAGCCCCCATTAATGAGTTGTTAGAGCTCAACGACAGCGAACTGCAAATGCAGATAATTCGTAACAATCTCAATCAAGCACTAATTCGTCAAAACCCTCCTTTAGAGAACTTTCGACCAGTACTGGACGAGTGGGCAAACACCTATCTTACTTGGGAAGAGATGAAACCAAAGATTGCTGAGGTTTATCTAAAACACTTTACTGATGAAGAGCTAGAGCAATTAGTCGCATTTTATAAAACCCCGGTTGGCAAAAAGAGCCAAGAGCTAAACGCTACATTAATTCGAGAAAGTGCGCTAGCTAGCGCTTTGGTGGCTAAGGGGCATCACAAAAAACTTGAGGAAATGTTGCAGCAAGCCGCAGCCAAACAAAAACAACAAACTGGTAACTAA
- a CDS encoding DUF3859 domain-containing protein: MAKAKPQVKLHSYGIYNKWDSDAKALPQVSQFTTQVEAQIDVEFGLIINIKKAKGQKIRYCIYHPNIPDEDGEVMAPFDGEEYIRSNDWDFYLGDTIWAPISNKLGTWRMTIELAGEIIAEKSFELYQESPGDPAQFFRKRGM; the protein is encoded by the coding sequence ATGGCCAAGGCGAAACCCCAAGTTAAACTGCATAGTTATGGCATTTATAATAAATGGGATAGCGATGCCAAAGCACTGCCGCAGGTTAGCCAATTTACCACCCAAGTTGAAGCTCAAATAGATGTTGAGTTCGGCTTGATTATTAATATTAAGAAAGCCAAGGGCCAGAAGATTCGCTATTGCATCTACCACCCCAATATCCCAGATGAAGATGGCGAGGTTATGGCTCCTTTTGATGGTGAAGAGTATATTCGCAGCAACGATTGGGATTTTTATTTAGGTGATACCATTTGGGCTCCTATTAGCAATAAGCTAGGAACTTGGCGCATGACCATTGAATTAGCTGGAGAGATAATTGCTGAGAAGTCGTTTGAGTTGTACCAAGAGAGCCCCGGTGACCCCGCGCAGTTTTTCCGCAAGCGAGGTATGTGA